The following coding sequences lie in one Flavobacterium sediminis genomic window:
- a CDS encoding RsmB/NOP family class I SAM-dependent RNA methyltransferase, protein MRLHRNLVFAVIDALLEIFNEGEYADKVVAKVLKRDKRWGSKDRKFVAETIYEIVRWKRLYAEIAEVKEPFTRDNVWRLFAVWAVLRGIALPDWKYFENTPVRRIKGKFDELSKTRKFKESIPDWMDELGVKELGEPVWSKEIHAQNQQAEVILRVNTLKTTKEQLRSILMDENDIETSFLKDYNDALLLKERANVFLTRAFKEGLFEVQDASSQLVAYFLDVEPGMRVVDTCAGAGGKTLHLASLMKNKGQLIAMDIYESKLKQLKTRAKRNGVHNVDFRVIDSTKVIKKLHEKADRVLIDAPCSGLGVLKRNPDSKWKLQPEFVENIKKTQAEVLENYSKIVKPGGKLVYATCSVLPSENQEQIKHFLNSEAGKNFTFVKDQKVLAHESGFDGFYMALLTRKN, encoded by the coding sequence ATGAGATTACACAGAAATTTAGTTTTTGCCGTTATTGATGCCTTGTTAGAAATTTTTAATGAAGGAGAATATGCTGATAAGGTTGTGGCCAAAGTTTTAAAGCGTGACAAACGCTGGGGAAGCAAAGATCGAAAGTTTGTTGCCGAAACCATCTATGAAATTGTCAGATGGAAACGTTTATATGCTGAAATAGCAGAAGTAAAAGAACCTTTTACACGTGATAATGTGTGGAGGTTATTTGCTGTTTGGGCTGTATTAAGAGGTATTGCACTACCCGACTGGAAATATTTTGAAAATACCCCGGTTCGCCGTATTAAAGGTAAATTTGATGAACTATCAAAAACCCGAAAATTCAAAGAATCCATTCCGGATTGGATGGATGAATTAGGTGTTAAAGAATTAGGGGAACCTGTTTGGTCAAAAGAAATTCATGCTCAGAACCAGCAAGCTGAAGTAATTTTGAGAGTGAATACCTTGAAAACGACTAAAGAACAATTACGTTCCATTTTAATGGATGAAAATGATATTGAAACTTCATTCTTAAAAGACTACAATGATGCTTTACTTTTAAAAGAACGTGCCAATGTTTTCTTGACCCGTGCTTTTAAAGAAGGATTATTTGAAGTTCAGGATGCCTCCTCTCAATTAGTAGCTTATTTTCTAGATGTAGAACCGGGTATGCGTGTTGTTGACACTTGTGCCGGAGCCGGAGGAAAAACCTTGCATCTCGCTTCTTTAATGAAAAATAAAGGGCAACTAATTGCTATGGATATTTATGAAAGTAAATTGAAACAATTAAAGACAAGAGCTAAAAGAAACGGTGTTCACAACGTAGATTTCAGAGTAATTGACTCTACTAAAGTCATCAAAAAATTACATGAAAAAGCGGATAGAGTTCTGATTGATGCTCCTTGTAGCGGATTAGGTGTTTTAAAACGTAATCCGGATAGTAAATGGAAACTTCAGCCTGAATTTGTGGAAAATATCAAGAAGACTCAAGCAGAAGTATTAGAGAACTACTCTAAAATAGTAAAACCCGGCGGAAAATTAGTTTATGCTACTTGCTCAGTTCTGCCTTCAGAGAATCAAGAACAAATTAAGCATTTCTTAAAC
- a CDS encoding sialidase family protein, with product MMFVRRGKFVSYVFYILIISALFVSCESEKELKRPFEKVIITPVYKDSISIRAILIDSNQLWFAGNNGKYGAIDLETQKIFNGHVVKDSLLPEFRSIAKARNGVCILSVASPALMYHISSDKRQVRNVYSNENENVFFDSMQIDKQGFGVVMGDPTENCLDVWLTKDFGQNWSKIPCDALPEIVEGEAAFAASNTNVILRGGKVFIVTGGKKARCLVSEDKGKTWEVYDTPIIQGGIMTGIFTADFYDENVGIVAGGDYEKPDYNAANKAITTDGGKNWKVVAENSSFGYASCVQFVPESDRKGIVSVGATGVYYSSDLGEHWTKMAEDTDLYTLRFQNDSVAYAAGRNTIVKMEFMK from the coding sequence ATGATGTTTGTAAGAAGAGGAAAGTTTGTAAGTTATGTTTTTTATATTTTGATTATCAGTGCTTTATTTGTTTCTTGTGAGTCTGAAAAAGAATTGAAAAGACCATTTGAAAAAGTAATTATTACTCCTGTTTATAAAGATTCTATCAGTATCAGGGCAATTTTGATAGACAGTAATCAATTATGGTTTGCAGGAAACAACGGTAAGTATGGTGCAATTGACTTGGAGACGCAAAAAATCTTTAACGGACATGTTGTAAAAGATTCGCTTTTACCGGAATTCAGAAGTATAGCTAAAGCCCGAAACGGAGTTTGTATCCTTAGTGTGGCTTCACCGGCTTTAATGTATCATATCAGTTCAGATAAAAGACAAGTGAGGAATGTGTATTCGAATGAAAATGAGAATGTGTTTTTTGACAGTATGCAAATAGATAAACAAGGCTTTGGAGTAGTAATGGGCGATCCGACCGAAAATTGTTTAGATGTTTGGCTTACTAAAGATTTTGGACAAAACTGGTCTAAAATTCCTTGCGATGCGTTACCGGAAATTGTAGAAGGAGAAGCTGCTTTTGCAGCCAGTAACACTAATGTTATTTTAAGAGGAGGAAAGGTGTTTATCGTAACCGGAGGGAAAAAAGCCAGATGTTTGGTAAGTGAAGATAAAGGGAAAACCTGGGAAGTTTATGATACACCTATAATTCAGGGTGGAATAATGACCGGCATTTTTACAGCCGATTTTTATGATGAAAACGTTGGAATTGTTGCCGGTGGAGATTATGAGAAGCCGGATTATAATGCGGCTAACAAGGCTATTACAACTGACGGAGGGAAAAATTGGAAAGTAGTTGCCGAAAATAGTTCATTCGGCTATGCTTCCTGTGTACAGTTTGTACCCGAATCGGATAGGAAAGGGATTGTGAGTGTAGGGGCAACAGGTGTTTATTATTCTTCAGACCTTGGTGAACATTGGACAAAAATGGCTGAAGATACTGATTTGTATACTTTACGGTTTCAAAATGATTCTGTTGCTTATGCAGCCGGTCGGAATACGATAGTTAAAATGGAATTTATGAAATAA
- a CDS encoding PAS domain-containing protein, translated as MEAPTRPTPIDKEVIWDKTRTIMSKTDKYGTIEYANEVFVDVCGYEDYELVGQPHNIIRHPDMPKVVFKVLWDNLKAGNNFHAVVKNMAKSGRYYWVITDFDISRNEDGEITHYFARRKAVPQEVVSKIEPLYKKLLQIEEAAGMEGSEKYLTGFLEEQGQDYVEFLKGLMSEYQKEQAAKAAAANAENNKPVESKGFFARFFS; from the coding sequence ATGGAAGCACCAACAAGACCAACTCCGATTGACAAAGAAGTCATTTGGGACAAAACAAGAACTATTATGAGTAAAACCGACAAATACGGTACTATTGAGTACGCTAATGAAGTATTTGTTGATGTATGTGGATACGAAGACTATGAACTAGTAGGGCAACCTCACAACATTATCAGACACCCTGATATGCCAAAAGTTGTTTTTAAAGTATTATGGGATAATTTAAAAGCCGGAAATAACTTCCACGCGGTAGTTAAAAACATGGCTAAATCAGGTAGATACTACTGGGTAATTACTGATTTTGATATCTCAAGAAATGAAGATGGAGAAATCACACATTATTTTGCCAGAAGAAAAGCTGTACCGCAAGAAGTAGTTTCAAAAATTGAGCCTTTATACAAAAAATTACTTCAGATTGAAGAAGCTGCAGGAATGGAAGGAAGTGAAAAGTATTTAACAGGGTTCCTTGAAGAACAAGGACAAGATTATGTTGAATTCTTAAAAGGCTTAATGTCTGAATATCAAAAAGAACAAGCGGCTAAAGCTGCTGCTGCAAATGCTGAAAACAATAAACCTGTCGAAAGCAAAGGATTCTTTGCTAGATTTTTCAGCTAA
- a CDS encoding sensor of ECF-type sigma factor: protein MKRKILIPLFLLIAFIGFSQNFKDKKEKIKALKIAYITEKLELTPDEAQKFWPIYNAFDDQEFDIRHNKMRTLIHKIGDGGFESLSEKEAATLLNQMESYEDQLYTLRKKYFKELQNVLSAKKIILLKKSEEEFNRKLLHQFRENRDKRD, encoded by the coding sequence ATGAAAAGAAAAATTCTAATCCCGTTATTTTTACTGATAGCTTTCATTGGCTTTTCTCAAAACTTTAAAGATAAGAAAGAAAAGATAAAAGCCTTAAAAATTGCTTATATCACTGAAAAATTAGAACTTACACCGGATGAAGCTCAAAAATTCTGGCCTATATACAATGCCTTTGACGATCAGGAATTTGATATCCGCCACAATAAAATGCGAACACTGATCCATAAAATCGGAGACGGAGGTTTTGAGTCACTTTCAGAAAAAGAGGCTGCAACTTTGCTCAACCAGATGGAAAGTTATGAAGATCAATTGTACACTCTGCGTAAAAAATACTTTAAAGAGCTGCAGAATGTTCTCTCTGCTAAAAAAATTATTCTTCTGAAAAAATCCGAAGAAGAATTCAATCGCAAATTACTGCACCAATTCCGGGAAAACAGAGATAAAAGAGATTAA
- a CDS encoding RNA polymerase sigma factor, producing MENEKVFIEALLNPKTQQNAFRELLHLYQKPLYFHIRNIVLNHDDADDVLQNTFLKIYQNLSNFKGESKLYSWMYRIATNEALNFINQKARKNGTTIEEWQNKAINSLESDTYYDGDEIQLKLQKAIADLPEKQQLVFKMKYFQEMKYEEISEIVDTSVGALKASYHIAVKKIEEYLKNN from the coding sequence TTGGAAAACGAAAAAGTTTTTATTGAAGCTTTATTGAATCCTAAAACGCAGCAAAATGCTTTTAGAGAGCTTTTGCATTTGTACCAAAAGCCCTTGTACTTTCACATACGAAATATTGTTTTAAACCATGATGATGCCGATGATGTCTTACAAAATACATTTCTGAAAATCTATCAGAACCTGTCGAATTTTAAAGGAGAAAGTAAATTATATTCCTGGATGTACCGGATTGCTACTAATGAAGCTTTAAATTTCATCAATCAAAAAGCCCGAAAAAACGGTACAACTATTGAAGAATGGCAAAACAAAGCTATTAACAGCCTTGAAAGCGATACGTATTATGACGGAGATGAGATTCAACTAAAATTACAAAAAGCCATTGCCGATTTACCGGAAAAACAGCAATTAGTCTTTAAAATGAAATATTTTCAGGAAATGAAATACGAAGAAATATCTGAAATCGTAGATACTTCTGTAGGAGCCCTTAAAGCCAGCTATCACATAGCGGTTAAAAAAATTGAAGAATATTTGAAAAACAATTAA
- a CDS encoding HAD family hydrolase yields MIKTVIFDMDGVIVDTEPVHKYAYDLHFKELGIDVSEELYASFTGNSTRNVFQKLKERFDLSHEVEELILRKRFLFNEAFDTKKDLFLIDGVEALIKNLHANDMQLILASSASKGTITRVFNRFGLNPYFKHRVSGEDFPKSKPDPAIFIHAAGLSAFADENCIVIEDSTNGITAAKAAGLKCIGYHSQNSKLQDLSHADYIVEDFGLLDFDRISKM; encoded by the coding sequence ATGATTAAAACTGTTATTTTTGATATGGATGGGGTAATTGTAGATACAGAACCTGTTCATAAATACGCTTATGATCTTCATTTTAAGGAATTAGGTATAGATGTTTCAGAAGAGTTATATGCTTCTTTTACAGGGAATTCTACACGAAATGTTTTTCAGAAACTAAAAGAGCGTTTCGATTTGTCTCATGAAGTAGAAGAATTGATCTTAAGAAAACGCTTTTTATTTAATGAAGCCTTTGACACTAAAAAAGATTTATTCTTAATCGATGGTGTGGAAGCGTTGATTAAAAATTTACATGCAAATGACATGCAACTCATTTTAGCTTCTTCGGCCTCAAAAGGAACAATAACAAGAGTTTTTAACCGTTTCGGTTTGAATCCGTATTTTAAGCATAGGGTCAGTGGAGAAGACTTTCCGAAATCGAAACCTGATCCGGCAATTTTTATACATGCAGCTGGTTTATCTGCTTTTGCAGATGAAAATTGTATCGTTATAGAAGACAGTACTAACGGAATTACAGCAGCAAAAGCGGCCGGGTTGAAATGTATTGGTTACCATAGTCAAAATTCAAAATTACAAGACCTATCACATGCAGATTATATTGTAGAAGACTTTGGTCTTTTGGATTT